The Candidatus Binataceae bacterium genome contains the following window.
CGCGTTCAATCTCGCGGAACTCGGAAAGATCGGGCAGGCTGTCGAGATCCTTAAGCCCGAACAATTCGAGGAACTCGGGCGTGGTCGCGTAAACGATCGGACGGCCGGGCGCTTCCTTGCGCCCCGCGATTTTAACGAGGCGCTTTTCGAGCAGCGTCTCGAGCACGCCGCCGGCATCGACACCGCGCAGCTGCTCGATCTCGGGACGCGTGATCGGCTGGCGATACGCGATGATCGCGAGCGTCTCGAGCAGCGGGCGGCTGAGCCGCGGCGGCTTGGCCGCCAGCAGCTTGCGCACCCACGACGAGTGCTCCTTGGGCGTGCGCATCTGGTAGCCGCCTGCGACCTCGTCGATCGTGACGCCGCGATTGTTGGCGGCGCACTCCGTCGCCATCGTGGCGAGCGTCTTCTGAATCGTGGCGCGTGGCACGTTCTCGAAGATCGCGGTCAGCTTGGCGAGCGAAACCGGCTCGCCGGCCGCGAACAAAAGGCTTTCCAGGATCGATTTCAGTCGTTCTTCTTCCACTCGGACTCCGCTTCCGATTCGGGATTGGATTGCGCCGCTTCCTCGACCGCCATCGGTGCGCGGTTCTCGCCGCGCTCGAGCCAGATCGGTCCGAAGCGGACTTCCTGATACGCGAGGACTTCGCGGCGGCGAATCAGTTCAAGCAGCGCCATAAAAGTTGCGATGACGATCGAGTGATCGCGTGCGTCCTCGAACAGCGTCGCGAATTCGATACGGCCGCCGCCCTCGAGGGCGCCCAAAATTCGCGGGATACAGTGCGCGACCGGGACGTCGCGCAGCACGATACCGCGCGGCACCGCGTCAGCCACCCGCTTCAGCACAAGGCCCATCGCCTCGACCAGGTCGAAGATCGAAACGGTGTAGCGCGGTGCGCTTTCCTCGCCCTCGGGCGCTTTCTCACCCGGCGTGGTGAACACGTCGCGCCCGAGCAGCGCGCGCTCGGCCAGCTTCTCTGCCGCCTCGCGATAGCGTTGATATTCGAGCAGCCGCTCCACCAGGTCAGTCTTGAGGCCCTCGGCTTCTTCTGCGTCCGCGACCCCCGGATGCGGTAGCATCGAGAATGACTTGATGAGCAAGAGGGTCGCCGCCATCACAAGGTATTCGCCGGCGACATCAAGGTTGAGCTGATCGAGCAGCTCCAGGTACGCGAGATACTGCTCGGTGATGATGCTGGCGGTGACGTCGTGCGGATCGAGCTCGGCGCGCTTCAGCAGATGCAGCAACAGGTCGAGCGGCCCCTCGTAAATCGGCAGCCGGAAACGAATCGAGCCGTCGGCCTCGACCTTCGCCGTGATTGTCTCGTCGCTCAAATCAGCACTCGCACGATTGAATTGATTATCGGGCTGATAACCCGTTCGACCGTATCTGTATACAGGAGCAACAGCAGGATGAGGAAGCCGTAGGGCTCGATACGCGAATAAGCGCGCGCCAGCTGCAGCGGCAGAATCCCGGCAAGCACACGGCCGCCGTCGAGCGGCAGCAGCGGGAACAGGTTGAAGACCCCGAGCACGACGTTGATGAAGACCGATGCGCGCGCCATCAGTGCGATCGGCAAAGCGATCTCATTGCCCATCGGTCCATTCAACTTCGACGCCGCGATGCGCATCACGATCGCGCTCAGAACGGCGAGCGAAAAGTTGGTGAGCGGCCCTGCGGCGGATACGACGATCATCCCAAGCCGAAGAGGTTTCAGGCGCCGAAAATCCACCGGTACCGGCTTGGCATAGCCAAAGACAGGCAGATGCAAAAACAAAAGCATCGCGGGAAGGAGAATCGTGCCGAACAAATCGATGTGCGAGATCGGATTGAGCGTGAGCCTGCCGGCGCGCAGCGCGGTATCGTCGCCGAGCTGAAGCGCAACGAAGCCGTGGCTGATTTCGTGCAGGATGATCGCGAAGATCGTCGGCAGCGCCCAGATCGAAATCTGGATCAGGAACTGAGGAAGGTCGTTCAAGCTTTGCGATCCTCGAGCGCGGCGCGTGAGGCGCGCGGATGATAGGTGCGATGAACTTTGCGCAGATGGCTGCGTGAGAGGTGCGTGTAGATTTGCGTCGTCGAGATGTCGGCGTGACCGAGCATCTCCTGCACGGCCCGCAAATCCGCGCCGCCTTCGACCAGGTGCGTCGCGAAGCAGTGACGCAGGCTGTGCGGACTCACCCAGGCGAGCCGCCGATCGTACGACGCCCATTCCTTGAGCGCTTTGAAAAATCCCTGCCGCGTCATCTTGCTGCCGAGCCGCGTGATGAACACCGCGGTCGAGCGAATCGGTTTCGGCGCGCGGCGATCCTCCTCGAAGTTCGCGCCGGCCGGAATGAAGTTGCGCAGCGCGAGGTATGACTTGAGCGCGCGCTTGGCTGCGCCGCCCACCGGCACCATCCGCTCCTTCGATCCCTTGCCGAGCACGATGATCACGCCCGCTTCGAGATTCACCTGATGCAGCTCGAGGTTGACGAGCTCAGACACGCGCAGGCCGCATCCATACGCCAGCTCGAGCATTGCGCGATCGCGCTTGCCGCGCGGAGTCGATGCGTCGATCGATTCGATTAGTTGTGCGATTTGCTCGCGGCCCATCGTGCGCGGGAGTTTGCGCGGATGCGGCCGGAGCTTCACCGCGGGCGCCGGGTCGCGCTCGATCACTTTCTCGTCGACCATGTGCCGCGCGAGGCCGCGCAGGCTTGCCAGATGGCGCCGCTGCGTCGTCACTTCGAACTCACGCTCAGCGAGCATCTCGAGGTACTTGGTCAGCGCCGCGGAATCGAACGCAGGTGGCGCGAGCTTGTGCAGCATCGCCCATTCGGCAAAATCGCGCAGATCGCGCGAATATGCTTCCATCGAATGCGGGCTGAGGCCGCGCTCGACCGCCTGGCGGCTCAGGTGCCCATCGATGAGCGCTTCCCACGAGGCGGTGCTCAAGCGCGAACTTCCTCGCTCGGAACCGGCCGCTCGTCGATCTTGTCCGTGAGGATAGTGCGCAGCTCGCGCATGCGCTCGATGTCGGTGATCTTCTGCCCGTTGCGATCGCTGACGTAGAAAGCGTCGAGCGCCTGGTCGGCATTGGTCGATATGCGCGCGAGATGGATCAGCAGTCCGAGCTTGAAGAACGTGTGCGTGATCGCAAACAGCAATCCGACGCGATCCTGCGTGAAAACATCGATGACAGTGAGTTCTTCGGAGGTGCGGTTGTCGACGGTGACTTCGGTCGCCACCCGGCGCAGAAATTTCCGGCCCGCCGTGCGCACGTGATGCGCCGCGGCCACCAGCTCGCCGATATCCTGCTTGCCGTTCACGACGCGCTCCAGATCCTGATCGACACGCTGCCATCGGTCCTCTTCCATCGCCATCGTCGCGTCGGTGCCGGCATGCGAAAGGCGAAAGGTGTCGATCGCGATACCGTTGGTGCGGGTCGTGATTCGTGCTGACAGGATGTTGAGATTGTTGGCGGTCAGCGCGCCCGCGATCATCGAGAAGAGCCCGGGCTGGTCGCGCGTCACGACGATATATTCGCTGAACTCGCGATCGGGATAGTGGCGCACGCGGCTGACCAGCGGATGCTCGGCGAGCGCGCGCATCAACTCGAAGTGCACGAGCATGTCAGGCTCGGGCGTGATGAAGAAGTATCGATCCGGCATCTCATCGAGAAACAACTCGACGGCATCGAGCGGCGCGCCGCGATCGGTCAAGTCCTTGCTCACCGCCGTTTTGACCGTGAGCAGGCGCCGCGCGGGATCGACCGTCTCCTTGTCGCCCTGCTCGAGCACTTTGAGCGCGCGCAGGTAGAGATCGGAAAGCAGCATGTTGCGCCAGTTGTTGTAGACCTTGGGCGCGACCGCGCGCATATCGGCGTAGGTCAGAAGGTAGAGCGCCTTGAGCCGCTCGATCGAGCCGACCTCGCGCGCGAATTCGGTCACGGTCGTAGGATCGTCGAGATCGCCCTTCTGCGCGATCTGCGACATCATCAAATGATCGCGCACCAGGAAAACGACGAGATCGATCTGCTCCGAATCGAGGCCGAGCCGCTTCGATACTTCGACGGTGAGATTCGCGCCGCGCTCGTGATGGTCATGGCCGTGGCCCTTGCCGATGTCGTGCAGCAGGAGCGCCAGGAACACGAGCGGCAGACAGTCGAGCTGGCGCGCGACCTCGGTCAAGAGCGGAGTCGTCTCCTTGAACTTGCCGATGCGCAGACTCTCCAGCTCCTTGACCGCGACCAGCGAATGACGATCGACGGTGTAGATATGGTAGAGGTCGTGCAGCACGCGCGCGTAGAGATTGCCGAACTCCGGAATTACCGCGCCCAGAACGCCAGACAGATGCATCGCCTCGAGCGTTTCTGCCACGCGCTCGCGGCCGGCGAGAACCTGCATCAGGATCGTGCCGACCCGGGGATCGTGACGGACGGTATCGTCGATGAGCCCCAGGTTGTCGCGCACGAGCTGGTAGGCGCTGCCTGAAAGCCCGACCAGTTGCGACTGACAGTCAGCATAGATCGTCAACAAGTTAAGCGGATCGTTCTTGAAAAGCTGCGGATCGCTGACCGAGAGCAGATTCTGCTGAATCGTCACGCCGGGGCGAATCTTGCGGACCGGCACGCGATTGAAGAAACGGCCACCGGGGCTGTTCTCGGTGACGCGCGCGATCAGGCCCTCGGCGAAGCGATGAATCGTCGTCGCGTGCTGGTAGTACTCGCGCATCAGCGCCGCGCCCGCCATCTCGCCCTCACGCGGGCGTAGTCCGAGCTGCGGCTCGATTTTTTCCTGCATCTCGAAGCTGAGCTGATCGAAATGGCGCCGCGCCGTGAAGTGCAGCGCGTTGCGCACGCGCCACATGAAGTCGCGCGCCTCGAGCACTTCCTTAAGCTCGGGCTCGGTGATGACGGCCTTTTGGACCAGCTCTTCGACCGAATGGATCTTGTACTTGACCTTGGCAAGCCACAGCGCGGTGTGCAGATCGCGCATCCCGCCCTCGCCTTCCTTGAGCTGAGGCTCGAGCAGGTAGATCGAATCGCCATACTTCTGATGGCGTTCGCGGCTCTCCTCGAGCTTGGTCTTGAAGAACTGATCCTGGTTGCGATTGAGCACTTCGCTGAGGAGGATTTTTTCGAGATCGACGTAAAGCTTTTCCTCGCCGCACAAAAATCGCGCGTCGATAATCGCGGTTTTTTCCTTGAAGTCGGTGTTGGCCAGCCGCACGCATTCTTTGGCAGTGCGCACGCCGTGACCGACGCTGACGCCGGCGTCCCATAGCGCGTGGAGCGTGATCTCGGTGACGAACTCGAGATACGGCCCGCGCTTGTAGTCGTGAAGATAGAGCAGATCGATATCCGACCACGGGTTGAGCTCGCCCCGCCCGTAGCCGCCGCGGGCGACGATCGCGACGCGCTGGTTGAGCTTGTGCCCGTGACGCGCAAACTCGGCCTCGGCGTAACGAAACAGCGCCCGCATCAGCGCGTCGGTCGCGGCCGTCATGCCCATCACGACTTCGCTGCCGCTGGCGCCCGCCAGATGACGCTCGTGCAACTCTTCTCTTACTGAATCGAGATAGGCGCGCGTGAGCTCGCCCGGCTTGCGGCCGCGCTCGAACTCCTGGAAGAGAGCGTCGTCGCTGCGGAGACTCGATAAATCG
Protein-coding sequences here:
- the scpB gene encoding SMC-Scp complex subunit ScpB; translated protein: MEEERLKSILESLLFAAGEPVSLAKLTAIFENVPRATIQKTLATMATECAANNRGVTIDEVAGGYQMRTPKEHSSWVRKLLAAKPPRLSRPLLETLAIIAYRQPITRPEIEQLRGVDAGGVLETLLEKRLVKIAGRKEAPGRPIVYATTPEFLELFGLKDLDSLPDLSEFREIERAVEQAETKPIESLEKMPEDVPAETDMPAEPELEAEAEAEAEEIVQTDEAVELVDEPDERDEPKSES
- a CDS encoding segregation/condensation protein A produces the protein MSDETITAKVEADGSIRFRLPIYEGPLDLLLHLLKRAELDPHDVTASIITEQYLAYLELLDQLNLDVAGEYLVMAATLLLIKSFSMLPHPGVADAEEAEGLKTDLVERLLEYQRYREAAEKLAERALLGRDVFTTPGEKAPEGEESAPRYTVSIFDLVEAMGLVLKRVADAVPRGIVLRDVPVAHCIPRILGALEGGGRIEFATLFEDARDHSIVIATFMALLELIRRREVLAYQEVRFGPIWLERGENRAPMAVEEAAQSNPESEAESEWKKND
- a CDS encoding site-2 protease family protein; this encodes MNDLPQFLIQISIWALPTIFAIILHEISHGFVALQLGDDTALRAGRLTLNPISHIDLFGTILLPAMLLFLHLPVFGYAKPVPVDFRRLKPLRLGMIVVSAAGPLTNFSLAVLSAIVMRIAASKLNGPMGNEIALPIALMARASVFINVVLGVFNLFPLLPLDGGRVLAGILPLQLARAYSRIEPYGFLILLLLLYTDTVERVISPIINSIVRVLI
- a CDS encoding tyrosine recombinase — encoded protein: MSTASWEALIDGHLSRQAVERGLSPHSMEAYSRDLRDFAEWAMLHKLAPPAFDSAALTKYLEMLAEREFEVTTQRRHLASLRGLARHMVDEKVIERDPAPAVKLRPHPRKLPRTMGREQIAQLIESIDASTPRGKRDRAMLELAYGCGLRVSELVNLELHQVNLEAGVIIVLGKGSKERMVPVGGAAKRALKSYLALRNFIPAGANFEEDRRAPKPIRSTAVFITRLGSKMTRQGFFKALKEWASYDRRLAWVSPHSLRHCFATHLVEGGADLRAVQEMLGHADISTTQIYTHLSRSHLRKVHRTYHPRASRAALEDRKA
- the glnD gene encoding [protein-PII] uridylyltransferase — translated: MSEAVSRQNGAGGALDLSSLRSDDALFQEFERGRKPGELTRAYLDSVREELHERHLAGASGSEVVMGMTAATDALMRALFRYAEAEFARHGHKLNQRVAIVARGGYGRGELNPWSDIDLLYLHDYKRGPYLEFVTEITLHALWDAGVSVGHGVRTAKECVRLANTDFKEKTAIIDARFLCGEEKLYVDLEKILLSEVLNRNQDQFFKTKLEESRERHQKYGDSIYLLEPQLKEGEGGMRDLHTALWLAKVKYKIHSVEELVQKAVITEPELKEVLEARDFMWRVRNALHFTARRHFDQLSFEMQEKIEPQLGLRPREGEMAGAALMREYYQHATTIHRFAEGLIARVTENSPGGRFFNRVPVRKIRPGVTIQQNLLSVSDPQLFKNDPLNLLTIYADCQSQLVGLSGSAYQLVRDNLGLIDDTVRHDPRVGTILMQVLAGRERVAETLEAMHLSGVLGAVIPEFGNLYARVLHDLYHIYTVDRHSLVAVKELESLRIGKFKETTPLLTEVARQLDCLPLVFLALLLHDIGKGHGHDHHERGANLTVEVSKRLGLDSEQIDLVVFLVRDHLMMSQIAQKGDLDDPTTVTEFAREVGSIERLKALYLLTYADMRAVAPKVYNNWRNMLLSDLYLRALKVLEQGDKETVDPARRLLTVKTAVSKDLTDRGAPLDAVELFLDEMPDRYFFITPEPDMLVHFELMRALAEHPLVSRVRHYPDREFSEYIVVTRDQPGLFSMIAGALTANNLNILSARITTRTNGIAIDTFRLSHAGTDATMAMEEDRWQRVDQDLERVVNGKQDIGELVAAAHHVRTAGRKFLRRVATEVTVDNRTSEELTVIDVFTQDRVGLLFAITHTFFKLGLLIHLARISTNADQALDAFYVSDRNGQKITDIERMRELRTILTDKIDERPVPSEEVRA